In Saccharomyces kudriavzevii IFO 1802 strain IFO1802 genome assembly, chromosome: 9, the following proteins share a genomic window:
- the SKDI09G0020 gene encoding uncharacterized protein (similar to Saccharomyces cerevisiae FLO1 (YAR050W)): MAITHYHLLQLVLPLLTLLNVVIGADEACLPTAERQDGMNVKFYPYKLYDSSTYASTAYMGYGYANGKSLGAVTGQTELSIDFSPCTGVTNCQDWLPVWSTDLFGFYTTPTNVTLEMTGYFSPPETGTYTFVFKGVDDSAILSFGGGAAFGCCGQSQPPPESTDFLINGIKSWNSGADAGAEGNVTLYAGFYYPMKIVYSNAVSYAKLPIGVYLPDGKYVEDDFTGYVYSFPDDLAQEDCSVPDPKNYIKPITTTTTEPWTGTFTSTSTETTTITGTDGIPTDEIIIEIKTPTTASTITTTTEPWTGTFTSTSTEMTTVTGTDGVPTDETVIVIRTPTTASTITTTTEPWTGTFTSTSTEMTTVTGTDGVPTDETVIVIRTPTTASTITTTTEPWTGTFTSTSTEMTTVTGTDGVPTDETVIVIRTPTTASTITTTTEPWTGTFTSTSTEMATVTGTDGVPTDETVIVIRTPTTASTITTTTEPWTGTFTSTSTEMTTVTGTDGVPTDETVIVIRTPTTASTITTTTEPWTGTFTSTSTEMTTVTGTDGVPTDETVIVIRTPTTASTITTTTEPWTGTFTSTSTEMTTVTGTDGVPTDETVIVIRTPTTASTITTTTEPWTGTFTSTSTEMTSVTGTDGVPTDETVIVIRTPTTASTITTTTEPWTGTFTSTSTEMTTVTGTDGVPTDETVIVIRTPTGEGLITTTTEPWTGTFTSTSTEMTTVTGTDGVPTDETVIVIRTPTGKGLITTTTEPWTGTFTSTSTEMTTVTGTDGVPTDETVIVIRTPTGKGLITTTTEPWTGTFTSTSTEMTTVTGTDGVPTDETIIVIRTPTTASTITTTTEPWTGTFTSTSTEMTTVTGTDGVPTDETVIVIRTPTGEGLITTTTEPWTGTFTSTSTEMTTVTGTDGVPTDETVIVIRTPTGKGLITTTTEPWTGTFTSTSTEMTTVTGTDGVPTDETVIVIRTPTGKGLITTTTEPWTGTFTSTSTEMTTVTGTDGVPTDETIIVIRTPTTASTITTTTEPWTGTFTSTSTEMTTVTGTDGVPTDETVIVIRTPTGEGLITTTTEPWTGTFTSTSTEMTTVTGTDGVPTDETVIVIRTPTGEGLITTTTEPWTGTFTSTSTEMTTVTGTDGVPTDETIIVIRTPTGKGLITTTTEPWTGTFTSTSTEMTTVTGTDGVPTDETIIVIRTPTGKGLITTTTEPWTGTFTSTSTEMTTVTGTDGVPTDETIIVIRTPTGKGLITTTTEPWTGTFTSTSTEMTSVTGTDGVPTDETVIVIRTPTTASTITTTTEPWTGTFTSTSTEMTTVTGTDGVPTDETVIVIRTPTGEGLITTTTEPWTGTFTSTSTEMTTVTGTDGVPTDETVIVIRTPTGKGLITTTTEPWTGTFTSTSTEMTTVTGTDGLPTDETVIKIKTPNGASLSSVSSSTADITSSSVSSHPIITPLYPSNGTSAASSSATSSREQQTTQSSISTLTGSLSKLSQSSKSSGSATYSSESQSNAIISSTTSSTTTFASTSSKQTDITSSATGVKSSGSETAVITSTTTTSEKTTVVTVTSCESHVCTETASPAIVSTATTTVNGAVTEYTTWCPISTTESRDKTTVVTVTSCESNVCTETASPAVISTATTTISGVVTEHTTWCPISTTESIEKTTLVTPASCESGICSRTVSPAIVSTATATVNDVVTVHSTWSPQTTNEAANSSNAATRVSGSSIISEAIKTKTTSSDSITSLASGSGYVETHTTAATNVIEHSSNILSASGTVSSNSFTTSGLISVSQQSRSASSSHIVPSSTVSLEMSSYLGTANGLLANSGMSVFIASLLLAII, from the coding sequence ATGGCAATTACCCATTATCACTTACTTCAGTTAGTGCTTCCGTTGCTGACGCTACTTAATGTAGTTATTGGAGCAGATGAAGCATGTTTACCAACAGCCGAAAGACAAGATGGGATGAATGTTAAGTTTTACCCGTATAAACTGTACGATTCCTCAACGTACGCTAGTACCGCATACATGGGGTACGGTTACGCCAACGGAAAGTCACTAGGTGCTGTTACCGGGCAGACAGAGTTGTCTATTGATTTTTCTCCCTGTACGGGAGTAACAAACTGCCAGGATTGGCTTCCAGTGTGGAGTACAGACTTGTTTGGATTTTATACCACGCCAACTAACGTAACTTTGGAAATGACAGGATATTTTTCCCCCCCCGAGACTGGAACGTACACATTTGTCTTCAAAGGAGTGGATGATTCGGCTATCTTGTCTTTTGGTGGCGGTGCTGCTTTCGGATGTTGTGGCCAGAGCCAGCCTCCTCCTGAATCGACTGATTTTCTAATCAACGGTATAAAGAGTTGGAACTCGGGCGCGGACGCAGGTGCTGAAGGGAATGTCACGTTGTATGCTGGTTTCTATTACCCAATGAAAATAGTGTATTCAAATGCAGTTTCGTACGCTAAACTTCCAATAGGTGTATATCTTCCTGATGGAAAATATGTGGAAGACGATTTTACTGGATATGTTTATTCTTTCCCGGATGATTTGGCGCAGGAGGATTGTAGTGTTCCAGATCCTAAAAATTATATCAAACCGATTACCACCACCACTACCGAACCATGGACTGGCACATTCACTTCCACCTCTACTGAAACTACCACTATTACCGGGACTGACGGTATTCCTACTGATGAGATCATTATCGAAATCAAGACTCCAACAACTGCTAgtaccatcaccaccactaccgAACCATGGACTGGAACATTCACCAGCACTTCTACTGAAATGACCACTGTCACCGGTACCGATGGCGTGCCAACTGACGAAACCGTCATTGTTATTAGAACTCCAACAACTGCTAgtaccatcaccaccactaccgAACCATGGACTGGAACTTTCACCAGTACATCTACTGAAATGACCACTGTCACCGGTACCGATGGCGTGCCAACTGACGAAACCGTCATTGTTATTAGAACTCCAACAACTGCTAgtaccatcaccaccactaccgAACCATGGACTGGAACTTTCACCAGTACATCTACTGAAATGACCACTGTCACCGGTACCGATGGCGTGCCAACTGACGAAACCGTCATTGTTATTAGAACTCCAACAACTGCTAgtaccatcaccaccactaccgAACCATGGACTGGAACTTTCACCAGCACTTCTACTGAAATGGCCACTGTCACCGGTACCGATGGTGTGCCAACTGACGAAACCGTCATTGTCATTAGGACTCCAACAACTGCTAgtaccatcaccaccactaccgAACCATGGACTGGAACTTTCACCAGTACATCTACTGAAATGACCACTGTCACCGGTACCGATGGTGTGCCAACTGACGAAACCGTCATTGTCATTAGGACTCCAACAACTGCTAgtaccatcaccaccactaccgAACCATGGACTGGAACTTTCACCAGTACATCTACTGAAATGACCACTGTCACCGGTACCGATGGTGTGCCAACTGACGAAACCGTCATTGTCATTAGGACTCCAACAACTGCTAgtaccatcaccaccactaccgAACCATGGACTGGAACTTTCACCAGTACATCTACTGAAATGACCACTGTCACCGGTACCGATGGTGTGCCAACTGACGAAACCGTCATTGTCATTAGGACTCCAACAACTGCTAgtaccatcaccaccactaccgAACCATGGACTGGAACTTTCACCAGCACTTCTACTGAAATGACCAGTGTCACCGGTACCGATGGTGTGCCAACTGACGAAACCGTCATTGTCATTAGGACTCCAACAACTGCTAgtaccatcaccaccactaccgAACCATGGACTGGAACTTTCACCAGCACTTCTACCGAAATGACCACTGTCACCGGTACCGATGGTGTGCCAACTGACGAAACCGTCATTGTTATTAGAACTCCAACCGGCGAAGGTTTaatcaccaccactaccgAACCATGGACTGGAACTTTCACCAGCACTTCTACCGAAATGACCACTGTCACCGGTACCGATGGTGTGCCAACTGACGAAACCGTCATTGTTATTAGAACTCCAACCGGCAAAGGTCTaatcaccaccactaccgAACCATGGACTGGCACCTTCACCAGTACATCTACTGAAATGACCACTGTCACCGGTACCGATGGTGTGCCAACTGACGAAACCGTCATTGTTATTAGAACTCCAACCGGCAAAGGTCTaatcaccaccactaccgAACCATGGACTGGAACTTTCACCAGCACTTCTACTGAAATGACCACTGTCACCGGTACCGATGGTGTGCCAACTGACGAGACTATCATTGTTATTAGGACTCCAACAACTGCTAgtaccatcaccaccactaccgAACCATGGACTGGAACTTTCACCAGCACTTCTACTGAAATGACCACTGTCACCGGTACCGATGGTGTGCCAACTGACGAAACCGTCATTGTTATTAGAACTCCAACCGGCGAAGGTTTaatcaccaccactaccgAACCATGGACTGGAACTTTCACCAGCACTTCTACCGAAATGACCACTGTCACCGGTACCGATGGTGTGCCAACTGACGAAACCGTCATTGTTATTAGAACTCCAACCGGCAAAGGTCTaatcaccaccactaccgAACCATGGACTGGCACCTTCACCAGTACATCTACTGAAATGACCACTGTCACCGGTACCGATGGTGTGCCAACTGACGAAACCGTCATTGTTATTAGAACTCCAACCGGCAAAGGTCTaatcaccaccactaccgAACCATGGACTGGAACTTTCACCAGCACTTCTACTGAAATGACCACTGTCACCGGTACCGATGGTGTGCCAACTGACGAGACTATCATTGTTATTAGGACTCCAACAACTGCTAgtaccatcaccaccactaccgAACCATGGACTGGAACTTTCACCAGCACTTCTACTGAAATGACCACTGTCACCGGTACCGATGGTGTGCCAACTGACGAAACCGTCATTGTTATTAGAACTCCAACCGGCGAAGGTTTaatcaccaccactaccgAACCATGGACTGGAACTTTCACCAGCACTTCTACTGAAATGACCACTGTCACCGGTACCGATGGTGTGCCAACTGACGAAACCGTCATTGTTATTAGAACTCCAACCGGCGAAGGTCTaatcaccaccactaccgAACCATGGACTGGAACTTTCACCAGCACTTCTACTGAAATGACCACTGTCACCGGTACCGATGGTGTGCCAACTGACGAGACTATCATTGTTATTAGAACTCCAACCGGCAAAGGTCTAATCACCACTACTACCGAACCATGGACTGGAACTTTCACCAGCACTTCTACTGAAATGACCACTGTCACCGGTACCGATGGTGTGCCAACTGACGAGACTATCATTGTTATTAGAACTCCAACCGGCAAAGGTCTAATCACCACTACTACCGAACCATGGACTGGAACTTTCACCAGCACTTCTACTGAAATGACCACTGTCACCGGTACCGATGGTGTGCCAACTGACGAGACTATCATTGTTATTAGAACTCCAACCGGCAAAGGTCTaatcaccaccactaccgAACCATGGACTGGCACCTTCACCAGTACATCTACTGAAATGACCAGTGTCACCGGTACCGATGGTGTGCCAACTGACGAAACCGTCATTGTCATTAGGACTCCAACAACTGCTAgtaccatcaccaccactaccgAACCATGGACTGGAACTTTCACCAGCACTTCTACCGAAATGACCACTGTCACCGGTACCGATGGTGTGCCAACTGACGAAACCGTCATTGTTATTAGAACTCCAACCGGCGAAGGTTTaatcaccaccactaccgAACCATGGACTGGAACTTTCACCAGCACTTCTACCGAAATGACCACTGTCACCGGTACCGATGGTGTGCCAACTGACGAAACCGTCATTGTTATTAGAACTCCAACCGGCAAAGGTCTaatcaccaccactaccgAACCATGGACTGGCACTTTCACCAGTACATCTACTGAAATGACCACTGTCACCGGTACCGATGGTTTGCCAACCGATGAAACTGTCATCAAGATCAAGACACCAAACGGTGCCAGCTTATCCAGTGTTTCATCTTCTACAGCTGATATCACCAGTTCCTCTGTGTCTTCCCATCCAATCATTACTCCCTTGTACCCTAGTAATGGAACATCGGCTGCTAGCTCTTCCGCAACTAGCTCTAGGGAACAACAAACCACACAGTCTTCAATCTCCACTCTTACTGGTTCCCTTTCTAAGTTGTCTCAGTCATCCAAATCATCTGGTTCTGCCACTTACTCATCTGAAAGTCAAAGTAATGCGATCATTTCCTCTACCACATCCTCCACTACTACTTTTGCTAGCACATCTAGTAAACAAACAGACATTACAAGTTCTGCCACAGGAGTAAAATCTTCTGGTAGTGAGACAGCGGTTATCACTTCAACTACCACAACAAGTGAAAAAACCACCGTGGTCACCGTAACTTCCTGTGAATCTCATGTGTGTACTGAAACCGCTTCTCCCGCAATCGTTTCTACGGCCACAACTACCGTTAATGGTGCTGTCACAGAGTATACCACCTGGTGTCCTATTTCAACTACGGAATCAAGGGACAAGACTACAGTAGTTACTGTAACTTCCTGTGAATCTAATGTGTGTACCGAGACTGCTTCTCCTGCTGTCATTTCTACGGCCACAACCACAATTAGTGGTGTTGTTACAGAACATACTACTTGGTGTCCTATTTCAACCACGGAATCAATAGAGAAAACTACACTCGTCACACCTGCTTCTTGTGAGTCTGGTATTTGCTCGAGGACTGTATCACCTGCTATTGTTTCCACAGCCACCGCTACTGTCAACGATGTCGTTACAGTTCATTCCACTTGGAGCCCACAGACCACGAATGAAGCGGCTAATAGTTCTAATGCCGCAACTAGAGTTAGTGGGTCTTCGATAATTTCAGAGGCCATTAAGACAAAAACAACGAGCAGCGACAGCATTACATCTTTGGCTTCAGGATCCGGATATGTTGAAACACATACAACTGCTGCAACAAATGTGATCGAACACAGTAGCAATATTCTTTCGGCGTCCGGGACTGTTAGTAGCAATAGTTTTACCACTTCCGGGTTGATTAGTGTATCCCAACAATCTCGTAGCGCTTCTTCAAGTCATATAGTACCATCTAGTACTGTCTCTTTAGAAATGTCAAGCTACCTCGGTACTGCGAATGGTCTACTAGCCAATAGTGGTATGAGTGTCTTCATTGCCTCCCTATTGCTGGCAATCATTTGA
- the SKDI09G0040 gene encoding sugar porter family MFS transporter — MSSVGDTPADDPSATNSNIQSAATAPSITTKRDDSKGSLDLATSEKLIDIPQKPLSAYTTVAILCLMIAFGGFIFGWDTGTISGFVNLSDFVKRFGQKNGKGDYYLSKVRMGLIVSIFNIGCAIGGIVLSKVGDVYGRRIGLITVTAIYVVGILIQITSIDKWYQYFIGRIISGLGVGGIAVLSPMLISEVSPKHIRGTLVQLYQLMGTMGIFLGYCTNYGTKNYHDSTQWRVGLGLCFAWALFMVSGMMFVPESPRYLIEVGKDEEAKRSLSKSNKVSVDDPALLVEYDTIKAGIEVEKLAGNASWAELLSTKTKVFQRVLMGVMIQSLQQLTGDNYFFYYGTTIFKSVGLKDSFQTSIIIGVVNFFSSFIAVYTIERFGRRTCLLWGAASMVCCFTVFASVGVTKLWPQGSSHQDITSQGAGNCMIVFTMFFIFSFATTWAGGCYVIVAETFPLRVKSRGMAIATAANWMWGFLISFFTPFITGAINFYYGYVFLGCLVFSYFYVFFFVPETKGLTLEEVNTMWMEGIPPWKSAAWVPPERRTADYDADAINHDDRPAYKMFFSK, encoded by the coding sequence atgtCCAGTGTTGGTGATACACCCGCAGATGATCCATCTGCGACTAATTCTAATATTCAGTCAGCAGCAACCGCACCTTCAATTACGACCAAACGAGACGACTCAAAAGGGTCTCTCGATCTCGCTACGTCTGAAAAACTTATTGACATACCACAGAAGCCCCTCTCTGCGTACACCACCGTCGCAATCTTGTGTTTGATGATTGCGTTTGGTGGGTTCATCTTTGGTTGGGATACCGGTACAATCTCGGGTTTTGTCAATCTCTCAGACTTCGTCAAAAGATTCGGTCAAAAAAACGGCAAGGGCGATTACTACCTGTCAAAAGTGAGGATGGGTCTGATTGTCTCAATATTTAACATTGGTTGTGCCATTGGAGGAATCGTGTTGTCCAAAGTCGGCGATGTATATGGCCGCCGTATTGGTTTGATTACAGTCACTGCCATCTACGTTGTGGGCATCCTGATCCAAATTACCTCGATAGATAAATGGTACCAATATTTTATTGGCAGAATCATTTCTGGCCTTGGCGTGGGGGGCATTGCCGTTCTCTCCCCAATGTTGATATCCGAAGTCTCTCCAAAACATATCAGAGGAACCCTTGTCCAGCTGTATCAACTGATGGGGACGATGGGTATTTTTCTGGGCTACTGCACGAATTATGGTACAAAGAATTATCATGACTCGACTCAATGGAGAGTCGGTCTTGGTCTTTGTTTTGCCTGGGCCTTATTTATGGTTAGCGGAATGATGTTCGTGCCCGAATCACCACGTTATCTGATCGAGGTTGGTAAAGACGAAGAAGCCAAGCGTTCCCTATCAAAATCGAACAAAGTTTCAGTTGATGATCCTGCCTTATTAGTCGAATACGACACGATAAAAGCGGGCATTGAGGTGGAAAAGCTAGCTGGTAACGCGTCATGGGCTGAGCTGCTCTCCACGAAAACAAAGGTATTCCAACGTGTACTCATGGGGGTGATGATCCAATCTTTGCAGCAATTGACCGGTGACAATTACTTCTTCTATTATGGTACGACCATTTTCAAGTCTGTGGGCTTAAAGGACTCCTTCCAGACATCGATCATTATTGGTGtagtcaattttttctcctcttTTATAGCGGTATACACCATTGAGAGGTTTGGACGCCGTACATGCCTATTATGGGGTGCCGCTTCCATGGTGTGTTGCTTTACTGTGTTTGCCTCCGTTGGTGTAACTAAGTTATGGCCTCAAGGCAGCAGCCATCAGGACATCACTTCACAAGGTGCTGGTAACTGTATGATTGTTTTTACCAtgttcttcattttttcattcgcCACCACCTGGGCAGGTGGCTGCTATGTTATAGTCGCAGAAACCTTCCCTCTTAGAGTCAAATCAAGAGGAATGGCCATCGCAACAGCTGCAAACTGGATGTGGGGTTTTTTAATTAGTTTCTTCACCCCTTTCATCACCGGTGCAATCAACTTCTACTATGGTTATGTCTTCTTAGGTTgtcttgttttttcctACTTTtatgtctttttctttgttccaGAAACGAAAGGCCTGACACTGGAAGAGGTTAACACTATGTGGATGGAAGGTATCCCACCCTGGAAATCGGCAGCATGGGTACCACCGGAAAGAAGAACCGCAGATTACGATGCGGATGCTATTAATCATGACGATAGGCCAGCTTACAAAATGTTTTTCTCCAAGTGA
- the IMA3 gene encoding oligo-1,6-glucosidase IMA3 — MTISSAHPETDPKWWKEATIYQIYPASFKDSNNDGWGDMKGIASKLEYIKGLGADAIWISPFYDSPQDDMGYDIANYEKVWPTYGTNEDCFALIEKTHKLGMKFVTDLVINHCSSEHEWFKESRSSKTNSKRDWFFWRPPKGYDAEGSPIPPNNWRSYFGGSAWTFDETTKEFYLRLFCSTQPDLNWENEGCRKAIYESAVGYWLDHGVDGFRIDVGSLYSKVVGLPDAPVIDGNTMWQPSDPFTMNGPRIHEYHQEMNKFMRDRVKDGREIMTVGEMQHASDETKRLYTSASRHELCELFNFSHTDVGTSPLFRQNLIPFGLKDWKVALAELFRYINGTDCWSAVYLENHDQPRSITRFGDDSPKNRVISGKLLSVLLSALTGTLYVYQGQELGQINFKNWPVEKYEDVEIRNNYKAIKEEHGENSEEMKKFLEAIALISRDHARTPMQWSHEEPNAGFSGPNAKPWFYLNESFREGINVDDEAKNPNSVLNFWKEALRFRKAHKDITVYGYDFEFIDLDNGKLFSFTKKYGSKTLFAALNFSSDVIDFTIPNDSPSFKLEFGNFPKEEVDAASRSLKPWEGRIYISE; from the coding sequence atgaCTATTTCCTCTGCACATCCAGAAACAGATCCTAAATGGTGGAAAGAAGCAACAATCTACCAGATTTACCCAGCAAGTTTCAAAGACTCCAACAATGATGGTTGGGGTGATATGAAAGGTATTGCTTCTAAATTAGAGTACATCAAAGGACTTGGTGCTGATGCCATTTGGATCTCGCCATTCTACGACTCTCCACAAGATGACATGGGCTACGACATTGCCAATTATGAAAAAGTCTGGCCAACATATGGTACCAATGAAGACTGCTTTGCCCTGATCGAAAAGACTCACAAGCTGGGAATGAAATTTGTCACCGATTTGGTCATCAACCACTGCTCCAGCGAACATGAATGGTTCAAAGAGAGCAGATCCTCAAAGACCAATTCTAAACGTGACTGGTTTTTCTGGAGACCTCCTAAGGGCTATGATGCCGAAGGTAGCCCAATCCCTCCAAATAACTGGAGATCTTACTTTGGTGGTTCCGCATGGACTTTTGACGAGACAACAAAGGAGTTTTACTTGCGTTTGTTTTGCTCCACCCAACCTGATCTAAATTGGGAGAATGAAGGTTGTAGAAAGGCAATCTATGAAAGTGCTGTTGGATATTGGTTAGACCATGGCGTTGACGGTTTCAGAATTGATGTGGGGAGCTTGTACTCCAAAGTTGTTGGTTTACCAGATGCTCCTGTGATTGACGGGAACACAATGTGGCAACCTAGTGATCCTTTCACAATGAACGGACCACGTATTCACGAATATCACCAAGAAATGAACAAGTTCATGAGAGACAGGGTCAAGGATGGCAGAGAGATTATGACGGTTGGTGAAATGCAACACGCTTCCGATGAGACCAAGAGGCTATATACAAGTGCCTCTAGACACGAGCTGTGTGAGCTGTTCAACTTCTCACACACCGACGTGGGGACTTCACCCTTGTTCCGCCAAAATTTGATTCCATTTGGACTAAAGGATTGGAAGGTTGCCCTCGCTGAGCTTTTTAGGTACATTAACGGGACTGATTGTTGGTCGGCTGTTTACTTGGAAAATCATGACCAACCTCGTTCCATCACGAGATTTGGTGACGATTCGCCAAAGAATCGTGTCATTTCTGGTAAGCTACTGTCTGTGTTGCTAAGTGCTTTAACCGGTACTCTATATGTGTACCAAGGACAAGAGCTGGGCCAAatcaacttcaaaaactggCCTGTTGAGAAGTACGAGGATGTTGAGATTAGAAACAACTACAAGGCCATTAAGGAAGAGCATGGGGAAAACTCCGAGgagatgaagaagttttTAGAAGCCATTGCCCTTATCTCTAGAGACCATGCCAGAACACCTATGCAATGGTCACATGAAGAGCCAAACGCCGGATTTTCTGGTCCTAATGCTAAACCATGGTTTTATTTGAACGAGTCTTTCAGAGAAGGCATTAACGTTGATGATGAGGCCAAGAACCCAAACTCTGTTTTGAACTTCTGGAAGGAGGCTTTGAGATTCAGAAAGGCCCACAAGGATATTACCGTCTATGGCTATGATTTCGAGTTCATTGACTTGGACAATGGCAAGCTGTTCAGCTTCACAAAGAAATACGGCAGCAAGACATTGTTTGCTGCCTTGAATTTTAGCTCTGACGTGATTGATTTTACGATTCCAAATGATAGCCCATCATTCAAGTTAGAGTTTGGAAATTTCCCAAAGGAGGAAGTCGATGCGGCCTCCAGATCATTGAAGCCATGGGAAGGCAGAATTTACATATCTGAATGA